Proteins encoded together in one Thermococcus barophilus MP window:
- a CDS encoding DUF4350 domain-containing protein, giving the protein MKRWSLFLIIVMIFSIVPVSTIGFVNAATYVPIPEIQGYSSSSPYTGQTVITTGVVTAVASKGFFMQNGTGPWTGIYVYTGSAPSVQVGDLVEVRGYVKEYYGLTEISVNPKYGDYVKVLGTAPVPEPVTLPSGNVSQEKWESVLVKVVGVTVVDPDLGYGEWLVDDGSGPVRIDDLIYRYTPEYGQKFDYIIGPVYYSYGNFKIEPRGPEDLKEYIPEIKIAELNVDRSLVKGVPAPISVLIKNDGIFSENVTLLIYANDEILLNTSLILDPGMNYSTTTTWTPSSTGDAVIRAEIVGYDEKYVPVTVYENPQTVAFTIVTYYHYRYEKYWTILSPLYEQFDALMTELQKYNVDLGPLQDEIEKIESNMQQINEEYSKYESLKIYTRNGYYLPLMPHIRKAALLSRETISMINDVLPLLNSTLEQIKAMIQQQQNATGGNETTVQNVTVTVPKLVKVLIDSGHNQYYNDEKMSSLINKIEEELGWKVEINRGTLTSEKLQGYNILIITNPRTDITDEEAQAIKEFVKNGGGLLILGDWYKYVNTKSLNKVVEEFGIRFNKDELMDNDRNTGRPYFPLVGEFNFEHPATKFLNETSELYYNGDTLDVSGDVVWLIRGYDSSYAVDQTGKVTKEKGSKPIVAAAVEVGEGRIVAYGSSKAISDDYYGRYITTNWPFIKGVLLWLAGEI; this is encoded by the coding sequence ATGAAGAGGTGGAGTCTGTTTTTGATTATTGTAATGATTTTTAGCATAGTTCCAGTAAGTACAATAGGCTTTGTGAATGCAGCGACATATGTTCCAATACCAGAAATACAGGGGTACAGCAGCAGCTCGCCTTATACCGGGCAGACAGTAATTACAACTGGTGTAGTAACAGCAGTTGCGTCGAAAGGATTTTTTATGCAAAATGGAACAGGTCCGTGGACTGGAATTTATGTTTATACTGGCTCAGCACCTTCAGTTCAGGTAGGAGATTTAGTGGAAGTTAGAGGGTATGTCAAGGAATACTATGGATTAACTGAAATTTCGGTTAATCCCAAATATGGAGATTACGTTAAGGTACTTGGCACGGCACCGGTGCCAGAGCCGGTTACCCTTCCATCAGGAAATGTTTCACAGGAGAAATGGGAAAGCGTCTTGGTAAAGGTCGTTGGTGTTACGGTAGTTGATCCAGACTTGGGTTATGGTGAGTGGCTTGTTGACGATGGAAGCGGCCCAGTTAGGATAGACGATTTAATTTATAGATACACCCCCGAATATGGGCAGAAGTTTGACTATATAATTGGTCCAGTTTATTATTCCTATGGTAACTTTAAGATTGAGCCAAGAGGGCCAGAGGATCTAAAGGAGTACATTCCAGAGATAAAAATTGCTGAGCTCAATGTAGATAGATCCCTTGTTAAGGGTGTTCCAGCACCAATTAGCGTTCTTATAAAGAATGACGGTATATTCAGTGAAAATGTAACATTACTTATCTATGCAAATGATGAAATTCTGTTAAATACGAGCCTAATTTTGGATCCGGGGATGAACTATTCCACAACCACTACATGGACTCCATCATCCACTGGGGATGCAGTAATAAGAGCCGAAATTGTTGGATATGATGAAAAATATGTCCCTGTTACTGTATATGAGAATCCACAGACTGTAGCGTTCACCATTGTAACATACTACCACTACCGTTATGAAAAGTATTGGACAATCCTTTCTCCGCTTTATGAGCAGTTTGATGCATTGATGACCGAGCTCCAGAAGTATAATGTTGACTTAGGCCCTCTTCAAGATGAGATAGAAAAAATTGAAAGCAACATGCAGCAGATAAATGAAGAATACTCAAAGTATGAAAGTCTCAAGATATATACAAGGAATGGTTATTATCTTCCACTTATGCCACACATAAGAAAAGCGGCGCTGTTAAGTAGGGAAACAATTTCAATGATTAACGACGTGCTTCCACTCCTGAACTCAACTCTCGAACAAATTAAAGCAATGATTCAACAGCAGCAGAATGCAACTGGTGGAAATGAAACGACAGTGCAGAATGTTACTGTGACAGTTCCAAAGCTTGTTAAGGTTCTCATAGACTCGGGACACAACCAGTACTATAATGACGAAAAAATGAGCAGTTTGATAAACAAAATTGAAGAAGAGCTTGGCTGGAAAGTTGAAATCAACCGTGGAACACTAACAAGCGAAAAGCTCCAAGGGTACAACATTCTCATTATAACAAACCCAAGGACTGACATAACTGATGAGGAGGCACAGGCAATTAAAGAATTCGTTAAGAACGGGGGAGGGCTGCTGATACTTGGAGACTGGTACAAATACGTGAACACAAAGAGCTTGAACAAAGTTGTTGAAGAATTTGGGATCAGATTCAATAAGGATGAGCTCATGGATAATGACCGCAACACCGGAAGGCCGTACTTCCCACTTGTTGGTGAATTCAACTTTGAGCACCCAGCAACTAAATTCCTCAACGAGACATCAGAACTCTATTACAACGGTGACACGCTTGATGTCTCTGGAGATGTGGTCTGGCTCATCAGAGGCTATGACAGCTCATATGCCGTTGATCAGACAGGAAAGGTTACAAAGGAAAAAGGATCAAAGCCGATAGTTGCAGCGGCAGTTGAAGTTGGAGAGGGCAGAATTGTAGCTTATGGCTCAAGCAAGGCAATAAGTGATGACTACTACGGCAGATATATTACAACAAACTGGCCGTTCATTAAGGGAGTCCTTCTCTGGCTTGCAGGGGAGATTTGA